A window of the Aquarana catesbeiana isolate 2022-GZ linkage group LG05, ASM4218655v1, whole genome shotgun sequence genome harbors these coding sequences:
- the LOC141144860 gene encoding serpin B4-like: MEPMSKSIGEFALDIFKEINSSNSDSNILYSPVSLAASLSLALLGSKGDTASQIEKVLHVSNQGGATVSLETHEAGSTWSGDECEQIASESENVVPDVHNKLKALFDKLKTASDSELKIGNGLFTQLNFPILKSYLESAQTLYQANLKSVDFGKDKTREYINTWVEAETNGKIKNLFAPNSLDKNTSMILVNAIYFKGKWIKTFKKDNTNNALFHVNENVKIPVPMMSQTERFNYGFVEEMDAQFIELPYENDDFSMFIFLPNKISGLQKVIEQITLELLMKSTDSKNMQKTKLEIHIPRFKIEESYDLTSHLKNMGMLDAFSQKANLSGISDVGLFVSKVIHKAFIEVNEEGTEASAATGVVIQPKSATRQFIVNHPFLCLIKHNATNTILFCLKFCSPSL, from the exons ATGGAACCCATGAGCAAAAGCATTGGTGAATTTGCATTGGACATTTTCAAAGAGATAAACAGCTCAAACAGCGATAGCAACATTCTCTACTCCCCTGTGAGCCTTGCTGCTTCATTGTCTTTAGCGTTACTTGGCTCAAAAGGAGACACAGCCTCTCAGATAGAGAAG gTTCTTCATGTTTCTAACCAAGGAGGTGCAACAGTTTCTCTAGAAACACATGAAGCTGGCAGCACGTGGTCTGGTGATGAATGTGAACAGATA GCATCTGAAAGTGAGAATGTGGTTCCAGATGTACACAACAAATTAAAGGCATTGTTTGACAAGTTGAAGACTGCAAGTGATTCAGAGTTGAAAATTGGTAATGGACTTTTCACGCAACTGAATTTCCCCATCCTAAAA AGTTATCTAGAATCTGCTCAGACACTCTATCAGGCAAACCTAAAGTCTGTTGATTTTGGGAAGGACAAAACAAGAGAATACATAAACACATGGGTTGAAGCTGAAACAAATG gtaaAATAAAGAATTTGTTTGCCCCAAATTCTCTGGATAAGAATACTTCCATGATCCTGGTGAATGCCATTTATTTCAAAGGGAAATggattaaaacatttaaaaaggaTAACACAAACAATGCTCTGTTCCATGTAAATGAG AATGTAAAAATACCAGTGCCAATGATGAGTCAAACTGAAAGATTTAATTATGGATTTGTAGAAGAAATGGACGCTCAATTTATTGAACTGCCATATGAAAATGATGACTTCAGCATGTTCATATTTTTACCCAATAAAATTTCTGGTCTGCAAAAG GTTATTGAACAGATAACTTTGGAGTTATTGATGAAATCGACAGATTCCAAAAATATGCAAAAGACAAAATTAGAGATACACATTCCACGTTTTAAGATAGAAGAAAGCTATGATCTAACTTCACACCTAAAAAACATGGGAATGCTGGATGCCTTCAGCCAAAAGGCAAATTTATCTGGCATATCTGACGTTGGCCTCTTTGTgtcaaaagtgatccataaagccTTTATTGAGGTTAATGAAGAAGGAACCGAAGCATCGGCTGCAACTGGAGTTGTTATTCAACCAAAATCAGCTACAAGGCAGTTTATAGTAAACCATCCATTTTTATGTTTAATCAAACATAATGCAACCAATACTATTCTTTTTTGTCTCAAGTTTTGTTCACCAAGCTTATAA